Proteins encoded within one genomic window of Lysinibacillus sphaericus:
- a CDS encoding antibiotic biosynthesis monooxygenase family protein: MFVQIKRMVVTEGNANKVVERFGAKKDGPSLLEQQPGFIDKQVLVKKVRRGDEEVLIMVRWESEEAWKNWEKSPEHIAGHKANAGKPKPDFIIESGQDVYYVKG, encoded by the coding sequence ATGTTTGTTCAAATTAAGCGTATGGTCGTTACAGAAGGCAATGCCAATAAGGTTGTAGAGCGTTTTGGAGCTAAAAAGGATGGTCCATCACTACTTGAACAGCAACCAGGTTTTATCGATAAGCAAGTCCTTGTAAAAAAAGTACGTCGTGGCGATGAAGAAGTGCTTATTATGGTTCGTTGGGAATCTGAAGAAGCATGGAAAAATTGGGAGAAGAGCCCTGAGCATATTGCTGGTCATAAAGCAAATGCAGGTAAGCCTAAACCTGACTTTATCATTGAAAGCGGACAAGATGTTTACTATGTAAAAGGTTAA